In Silurus meridionalis isolate SWU-2019-XX chromosome 7, ASM1480568v1, whole genome shotgun sequence, the genomic stretch ATATATGAGTCGCTGTGTTCGCAAGGGTGTTGCGGCCCCTTCCACGACTTTTTCCACAAGTATTCAAGTTGCATGCACACAAAGTAGTTGTGATCCTCCAAGTGGTTGGAGACAAACACTTGCCATCTGTTCTTCAGCTCAGCACGGACCTAAAGATTAAAGTTAAAGTGTGTTGTTCACCAAGTGATAATAGTGCCATTGGTATTTAAAATGACTTGGAAAGTAATGACCTGTGCATTGTGCTAGTATTACTCTTACTTTACTAGGTAAGTATtactctcatttatttatttgatactAATGCAGTTTTTTAGCATTTCAGTTCAATGGTACAACTTCAATGGTATATTTTCTGTGCTTTAGTGTGATTATCACAAGTTTTTTGGATTCCATTAAATCAATATTCTGATAGATTTCAGGAGCAGAACTCAAATGGCACAGTGATCTTAGTGGctaaatctatttattatacAGGAACAACAATTCATTAATGCAATAAAGCATTTTGAAAGAATATCACATTAGATTCAAATTGAGATTTACTAAACCATCGTCCATCTCGATTTGACAAACGGAACGGAATTTTTCTAATATTTCCCAATAAAGTGCTTTCATTCTTAACATATATTTTCAAAACTAGAATATCTACACTCTTTATATGTAGAATTCTCTATTTTTAATGCCTAAACTGAATAATAATTGCAACTATTGCCAGGTTAGTGTTAAGTACTGTTAACCTGAGTATTGTTAGAATACTGCTACTTACTAATGCTGCCAATTTAGTGCGTTGAATAAAGTAAAGTTCTCCACATAATATTAGTGTAtcagtgattctgattctgagtTTAGGACAGTGGAAAAGCCTTGatggccctgatggcctgccacTTTTGACAAGTGCTTTTACTTTGTCATTGGTCTGTTATCAGTTGTGCTTCCCTGTTTCCACttaatttgtttctttatatatgtatatgtgctGACAAGGCATAACATCATAaccacagatcaggcataacataatgaACAACTGCAtattattgtgttggtcccccttttgctgacaaaacagtcctgacccgtcaAGCAATAAcaccattaacttcttcagcaaggACAAAGTGttaacttgctgcctaatatatcccacccactaactggtgccatgatgaagagataatcagtgatgttcacttcaccgctcataatgttataatgtcataatgttatgccttatTGGTTTATATATACACGTCCTGCTGATTCTATATTTCcttgtaaaattgtataaaagcaTTTATGTCATTAAGTCTGAGCCTTGTTTATCAAGGTTCCATGTTCTGTATTTCCTGGATTTCAAACTTTCAAACCAattttttgctcatttcttAATTAATAATGCTTCATTTTTGATGCTGAATCTCTGCTCTTGGTCCTTCACAATGGTCTTTCACGAGAATTGTGTTTactctattaaacacattttgcatCCTACCTCTTACTCAACTACACTATAGATctctttatactgtatataaactctcCCACAGGATTGACAGGTCTGCTCCTTCATGAACAATTTGTGCGTCAGAGAATTGGTCAAGTCAtcctctttgctttttttttaactcatggAAATATACTGTTGGTAAAAATTATAAACCATATTTTGAGAAAACTGTTTGGAATAACTACTTAAACTGTACATTTTGGGTTTTATCTAATGATCTAATCTGCTTGTAGATGAAGGATTTGGGGAAAGACAACAGATTATGGAGATTGCAATGGGGCTGTTCATGCATTGCTGCTtgtccaaatgtttttttttttttggagacacTGTGCAAGTGACATAGATATTACTTTCTGAAGTAGGCATATCTCTGAGAAGTATTgaaatgcagcaaaaaaaaaattataaaaaaacaaacaacaaaaaaacgagATGTTTTAATGCTAGAAATCATACAAATTCTGATTATGAGCTTTACTGCCTTACCTCTCCATTGGcaaaacagtacagaacagcAACCAAGAATCCCTAGTGAAGAAAATTCAATTATTAGACCAATAACTGATAAGGACAACTTTCCCAGAGGTTTTTATAGGTTATTACTGTACCTGGAAAGAGCTCAGGGTTAAATTGATGAAATTTCGCACATAGCGATGATTTCCCTCAATAGTTTCGTCGATGACAATTATAAATAGGATTTCGTGAATCCCGAGCAATGGAATCAACACCAGTATTGCTCTCGCTAAACTGCAAAAAGAAATTTATAAAATCAGAAGCATTccataatatacattatatggacaatatTTTGAGGACaactgaacatcccattccatatttagacccaatttgttgttataataacctacactagattttggagcttgtgaggatttgtatttgtttagtttAGTACAATCAgatactgatgaaggtgaggtgaggaggcctggggtccagtcagcattccaattcatctcaaaggtgttcaatagagttgagatCAGAGTTCTATAGTAGAGCTGTAAAGCAAAGCTCTATAGAGAAAGGTGGTAGCTCAATAGTTAAAATGGAAGGCTTGCGATCAAAAGAGAATGTggttaaatcccaccaccaagaCGCTACCACtgcagggcccttgagcaaggcccttaaccctcaactgctcagttgtacgaatgagataattgtaactcactctgtataagggcgtctgccaaacgccttaaatgtaaatgaaaatatatagcaggccactcaagatcttccagcactgtcatgctggaataggtttgggtctccttgtttaaatgaaatgaaaatgtcatgctactgcacCCAAAGACATCTAATACAAATTGTGTGCCCTTAACTTTGTGGTCAGATTTTGGGgaaaaccacatatagctggaaaattTGAGTGTCCCAATATCTttctctatatagtgtatagagagttCATGGATTTATGCCATGCTCTattcaaacaaacacataccaACCTGTATCTATAATCTGTGAACCTTAGCTGATCAgcttttaattttgacagcaaGAGTTTTATGATCCTgagaaatatacagaaaataacCTGGAAAACAAAGGAGCAATTCAGGGTCCAGAATAATGACATACAATTATGCCAATGATGGCATGATATGTAAGATGTAAAGTTATGTGACATAGCCAAACATGAAGCTACTGATAAGACCCCAAAGTGAATTACTGTTCTATAAGAGCACATCCTGaagttttttattacttttaattttatggggttttttttgtgtgttgttgtaAAATTTAAAGGAATAGCTCTTCCTCTGACTGTCACAGTGCactgacattggagactccttccaagaATGAAAATTAACATCTCCTCAGTATATCAATCAGTTTATGTGGTGCATGCACAATACCATTCCCAGTGTGAgttactatatactgtacatgttaatatattagtactactactactactactactactactactactcctaataataataataataataataataataataataataataataataataataataatactctattttttttattacgcCTTTAAAAGTTACATCTTAAAGAACCTTccaagcataaaaaaatattattattatgataattcttttttattattgttgttattatttttatttaacagttaacaatcatattattaataatactactactactaataataataacaatattaaaataagtaaaaaataaaaaataaataatattacctGAAAGCTATCTTGAAAAAGTATGTTTTAAGAGCAGATTAAAAAGCGCTAAAAGATTCAACCTGTCTAATCTCTTGGTGcatgggagaaaaaaataaaccctatTACCCATATAATGTAAATGGGTAGGAGGAACAGCTAAAAGACAGTATATAGATCAGATAGTGATACTATCAAATCTTctattatagaaaatgaatcacagccttctgaccaatcaaatttGAGGATTTGACAATGCTGTGGTGTAGTGCTGCGGTTGtacacataaaataatattaatattaataatatttaaacatacataaacatattcTTCCTTGCGTAATTTTCAATTAGACATCaagataacttttttttattatattgtgttgCCAAACGCTGTTTTATATCATTGAAAGTTTAGactttttttgtgtcattttgtttGATTCTAGCCCAGTGTTACTAATGTGAAAAGGACCAGAGTGACACGGCATTTCTCAGCACTTTGTTAAATTTAGATGCTAATCATATGAGTATAACAGGAACATtggaaaacatttataaaccaTGAAAAATCAGCTTCTAaattctggccaatcagattaGAGAATTCTACACTCTGAAAATGTACTTATAAAAAGACAACATCTGTCATGGAAAGGTGCAATGGAACATTTCACTCCTATTTGGGAATTTGGTCAACAACAATTATGACATAATTCAACATATTTTCCTTTGCATAATTTTTAATTCAGATTACAGAAAGTTGGCTAATATGTTACATTTATGTTTCATTTAGATCGTCATTTCTTAAAAAATTGTGGCTAGCATTAAATGCATTGTGGTGTGTGGCAAAGTTAGTCAGTACTTAAACAGTCATCATGTTAGCAAGCAATAGGTACTGAATGTACACCAGTAGCCATTATGTTATTTCTTAGAGAACCAAAATCCAGCAAAATTTGATGATTTTCCTGACCCAAGTGAAAGTATAATACTCACAAAAACTGAGAGTGTAATCGGTGCTCTAATAATCCACCAGATCCATCTGTTAGTGATGACCCAGCAGCtttgggaaaaataaaacacgaaCAGCCATTATTTAAACACACTTGATAAATGAACATAATCCTAGTACATAcatcactatatggacaaaagtttgtggacacctgaccaaaggGTTTGCATGACTTCTTAGAACATTcaattccacattaagtcctcatttgctgtgaTAGTAACCTCCGCTCTTTTGTTAAGATGTTCCATTAAATTTTGGTGTgctagtggagatttgtgctcacaagggtgttagtaaattcaggttatgatgtaggtgaggtgaagagtcagcattccaatttattccaaagaTGTCCAATAtagttgagttcagagctccatagcaggaaatcttccacTTCATACCACgtgaagcatattttcatggagctagctttgtgcacaggggcatcgtcatgctggaacaggtttgagtctctgagttcaagtgaagtgaaaattaaattcaactgcatccaaagacattctatacacttgcatgcctccaactttgtggtgacagtttggcaaagaaccacatatggatggaaagcTATTTTGTTGGTACATCAAACAATgaagcagggggcagatctttcccttttaattatcattaaaaaaaagagaagttttTGTTAGAGTggtgtgtaatatttatttagtcaaaccttttatcagtaggtttttcttaggtaaaggagcagatctggaaggatcatggatatagagtgttcggtgaactgggatatctgtatgctgtcgtccccttaAATTCACGCGTTCACCCAGGTATGTTGATGGTGGTGCGGTGAGCCTCATGTCTGTCTTTTGctggagtccccaactgcatagtgtccttaacttttatacaacaataaggatacttaataatccatatgtttctctctttctctctttctatctctctctatcactcggttgagttaaacatcgtcctgaggtaccagtgaccactaTTCCTTCCCCTCTCTTCTCCACGGATCTGACCGCCTGCCTCTTGATGGTGTTCTTTTCGATTaatggccactctgtgcagctggggatggtttcacatcaacTGCCTGGGGATCCgtgaaattacagagtaacacAGGTGCTTCGATGATGGATTTTAACTTTACTtgatgtcaacagtctgctacccTGACTcaaggactacagtttgcatttgatcatcatcatcactgcacacctcaacatcgtttaactgtaataaatgtacattcggtgccacccagatgaggatgggttcccgcttgagtctggtttctctaaaggtttcttcctttcttccttgcTCATTAttgacaaacttacacatataaagaacattcttgttcattctttcttttatctgtgtaaagctgctttgagacaatgttgagaccattgttaaaagcgcattacaaatgaaaatgaattgaattgaaaggtcaggtgtaccaatacttttgtatatataatgcatatagTATAAGGAAAATACAGCTTAATTTAAAATAACTTGTTTAATTCTTAGTTAATAGAAATTTATAATGCCTTACCCATGATTTTCATATAGAACTTTAGCCAATGTCCACGGTATCACAAACAGAAATGGTGTccctaaataaaaacaatagcaTCTTACATTAATATAGGATTCCCTAAAATTCAATAAACTGATAtattactttgttactgtgctCAGGTGTCATGAGGTTTTCTTTAACTTTTGGCTATATTTGGAATAATGTCTATATTCTACTCactatattttactataaagttttttatttcctttaaatttctaacaaatatacaaatttagGAAATCTAACATGTCTAAAACCCATCATTGTAATCCATGAACTACTGTGTACCCTTTGTATTTATGAAGGCACTTTGTTTTGTTAGAGCTGTAGCTTAAATTTCACAGATTAATTCCATACTAGCTAACATGTAAGCTTCGGTTCCTTCATTTGCTTTGGTTTCTTTATTTACTATGATTAacttaaatcttttatttattttgtctttgaATCTTTTACATTTGTAGGTTTTGAGGTTTTAGCATTAATGTTAGTTGAAAAAACTGAAGCTGTACTTGAATATTTACCAAAgacttttatttagtttttaccTACTTTACCTATTTCTCAATTTCCAGTCTAACGTTGTTCCATCATTAAATAGCAGCTACCTGTAAGTGCTAACCTCATGCtaaccttcatttttttttaatttaaagtcaTATGTACAACATAATAAATTGTGATTGGATTAGAGGATGGCCTACCCCATCCTACCAGCATGTATCTCTTCAGCAGCCTCCGCTTGGTCAACACGGCTGTAAAAAGTAGAGTGTGAAGGAAGATCGCCTCTACCAGGAGCCAGAAGTAATTACAGGCCACAAAATACTGCATGGACACCTTGGTAGCTTTGCACAGCAGGGCTTTCTGCGAGGTTGACATTTTGATAATAGAATTGatgaacaaaatgaatgaacaaataattGGATGCACATAATTTAGACATGTGATTtaagacacaaacaaaaacattccagGAATAAAAGTGTGCATCATGGTTCTAAAGAGATCGTTATGCAGGTGGTCGATTTCTTTTTATATGGgtagtttatttttatctccacaGACAACAATAtagttaaatgaaaaaatgcaaaacgATGCAGTACTGTAGAATCGAGATAGTTGATCCATCCAGCTTCATCATTGGGCTTGTTGGAGTATGTGACGTACATGATGATTTCTTTGGCAATGACCGCCAAAGCTCTAAGCATGAACGACACAAAGAGGTTCATGTGGATGTAGTTTCTAGTACAGTGGAGCTTCCTGAAAATTAGAAAAAGAGATTTATccgttgtgtgttttgtttaggATCGATATAATTAGCAAGCTTTGAcggtaatcaatataataaggCAATCGGATTACTGGAGCCAGCAGCAgactaaatataataaatgttagaacaaaacaagaacaacaacGTTCGAATAATCAGTGAGGAGAACAAAGTcatggtgaagaagaagaagaggaactaAAGGTTTATGTCAATCATATGACATAAAACTGTTGATCTAATGgcctttttaaatattagacAGCAATGAAACATTAAATggcaaaaatatgtggacacctgaccatcacacccttATGTGGGTCACACTATATTAGTTCAAAACACACAA encodes the following:
- the LOC124388570 gene encoding glucagon-like peptide 2 receptor, which produces MDARIFPDPASRLTSMCAIQLFTLLLLLPYSRVTGTTFEDVLHKHAEYKENCTIMLAATLHTVTGIYCNGTLDLFACWPHSSPGNVTVPCPSYLPWIREGFSGKVYKVCTANGTWKTEENSSVIWQDQSECADPGFFKNEEDELFQNSVLRILSIVGYMLSLSSLVLAVLIMSLLRKLHCTRNYIHMNLFVSFMLRALAVIAKEIIMYVTYSNKPNDEAGWINYLDSTKALLCKATKVSMQYFVACNYFWLLVEAIFLHTLLFTAVLTKRRLLKRYMLVGWGTPFLFVIPWTLAKVLYENHGCWVITNRWIWWIIRAPITLSVFVIFCIFLRIIKLLLSKLKADQLRFTDYRYSLARAILVLIPLLGIHEILFIIVIDETIEGNHRYVRNFINLTLSSFQGFLVAVLYCFANGEVRAELKNRWQVFVSNHLEDHNYFVCMQLEYLWKKSWKGPQHPCEHSDSYMERSHVPTQSQLTQVTV